A single window of Vidua chalybeata isolate OUT-0048 chromosome 7, bVidCha1 merged haplotype, whole genome shotgun sequence DNA harbors:
- the LOC128790658 gene encoding tetratricopeptide repeat protein 30B-like: protein MEAAPVPEGQHTAVVYGLIGGGRFAEAVSLLNRGLQKSCRSRGCLSLLGYCHYQLQEFAAAAECYEQLVALHPQLLPYRLCHAQALYKAGLFAEALRVASPLLDVPAFHRRALRLQAAVHYAQGDLPAAQSLVEEELAAAADGGSGAAEDPSERADAEVNLGCLLYRQGRHEEASGKFASAMQVLGYCPELSYNMALCSYAAKQYHAALKYISDIIKRGIHQHPELNVGMTTEGIDVRSVGNTLLLHRTALVEAFNLKAAIEYQLRNVRAAQEALTDMPPRAEEELDPVTLHNQALMNMDKQPTDGFGKLQFLLLQNPCPPETFGNLLLLYCKHQYYDLAADVLAENAHLTYKLLTPYLYNFLDAIITCQTAPEEAFHKLDDSVGTMTEQLRKLTKQVQEARQNWDDEALKKAINEYDETLDKYIPVLMAQAKIYWDMKNYTMVEKIFHKSVEFCKEHEVWKLNVAHVLFMQENKYKEAISFYEPIVKKHYDNILDVSAIVLANLCVSYILTSQNEDAEELMRKIEKAEEQLSYDHPDKNTYHLCIVNLVIGTLYCVKGNYDFGISRIIKSLEPYNKKLSTDTWYYAKRCFLSLLENMSKHMIMLRDSVIQECLQFLKQCEQYGRNIPAVIEHPLEESGMHSGKNTVTYEARILRALMYKITGWAE from the coding sequence ATGGAGGCCGCGCCGGTGCCCGAGGGGCAGCATACAGCCGTGGTGTACGGGCTCATCGGCGGCGGGCGCTTCGCGGAGGCGGTGTCGCTGCTGAACCGCGGGCTGCAGAAGAGCTGCCGCTCCCGGGGCTGCCTCTCGCTGCTGGGCTACTGCCACTACCAGCTGCAGGAGTTCGCGGCGGCGGCCGAGTGCTACGAGCAGCTGGTGGCGCTGCACCCGCAGCTGCTGCCGTACCGCCTGTGCCACGCGCAGGCCCTCTACAAGGCCGGGCTGTTCGCCGAGGCCCTGCGCGTCGCCAGCCCGCTGCTGGACGTCCCCGCCTTCCACCGCCGGGCCCTGCGCCTCCAGGCCGCTGTCCACTATGCCCAGGGCGACCTCCCGGCGGCCCAGAGCCTGGTGGAGGAGGAGCTCGCCGCCGCTGCTGATGGCGGCTCCGGAGCGGCCGAGGACCCGTCGGAGCGGGCCGATGCCGAGGTCAACCTGGGCTGCCTGCTGTACCGGCAGGGCCGGCACGAAGAGGCCAGCGGCAAGTTTGCCAGCGCCATGCAAGTGTTAGGGTACTGCCCGGAGCTGTCCTACAACATGGCACTGTGCTCCTACGCGGCCAAGCAGTACCACGCTGCCCTCAAGTACATATCCGACATCATCAAGCGCGGCATCCACCAGCACCCAGAGCTCAACGTGGGCATGACCACCGAGGGCATCGACGTCCGCAGCGTGGGCAACACGCTGCTCCTGCACCGCACGGCCCTGGTGGAGGCCTTCAACCTCAAGGCGGCCATTGAGTACCAGCTGCGCAATGTGCGAGCGGCGCAGGAAGCGCTCACGGATATGCCGCCGAGGGCCGAGGAGGAGCTGGATCCGGTCACGCTGCACAACCAAGCACTCATGAACATGGACAAACAGCCCACTGATGGGTTTGGGAAGCTGCAGTTTCTTCTCCTGCAGAACCCCTGTCCACCAGAAACTTTTGGTAACTTGCTGCTTCTCTATTGCAAGCATCAATACTACGACCTGGCAGCTGATGTGCTGGCAGAGAATGCCCATCTGACCTACAAACTGCTCACACCTTATCTGTACAACTTCTTGGATGCCATTATTACTTGTCAAACGGCCCCTGAGGAGGCTTTCCACAAGCTGGATGATTCAGTAGGGACAATGACTGAGCAGCTGAGAAAACTCACAAAACAAGTACAGGAAGCTAGGCAAAATTGGGATGATGAAGCTCTAAAAAAGGCAATTAATGAATATGATGAGACTCTGGATAAATATATACCTGTCTTGATGGCCCAGGCAAAGATTTACTGGGACATGAAGAACTACACAATGGTAGAAAAGATTTTCCACAAATCAGTGGAGTTCTGCAAGGAACACGAGGTGTGGAAGCTCAATGTGGCTCACGTGCTGTTCATGCAGGAGAACAAGTATAAAGAGGCTATTAGCTTCTATGAGCCAATAGTTAAAAAGCACTACGACAACATTCTCGATGTCAGTGCCATTGTGTTAGCAAACCTCTGCGTTTCATACATCCTGACAAGCCAGAATGAGGATGCAGAGGAACTAATGAGGAAGATTGAGAAGGCAGAAGAGCAGCTGTCTTATGATCACCCTGATAAAAACACCTACCATCTTTGCATTGTCAATCTAGTCATTGGTACCCTGTACTGTGTGAAGGGAAACTATGACTTCGGTATTTCAAGGATCATTAAAAGCCTGGAGCCATATAACAAAAAGCTGAGCACGGACACGTGGTATTACGCTAAGCGGTGTTTCCTGTCCTTGCTGGAGAACATGTCCAAGCACATGATCATGCTGCGTGACAGTGTGATTCAGGAGTGCCTGCAGTTTCTGAAGCAATGTGAACAGTATGGAAGAAACATCCCAGCTGTCATTGAGCACCCCCTTGAAGAGAGTGGGATGCACAGTGGGAAAAACACAGTCACCTATGAAGCCAGGATTTTGAGGGCACTGATGTATAAGATCACTGGGTGGGCTGAGTAA